The Corvus moneduloides isolate bCorMon1 chromosome 28, bCorMon1.pri, whole genome shotgun sequence genome contains a region encoding:
- the LOC116436001 gene encoding LOW QUALITY PROTEIN: cathepsin L1-like (The sequence of the model RefSeq protein was modified relative to this genomic sequence to represent the inferred CDS: substituted 1 base at 1 genomic stop codon) yields MPGAVALTLGLLLALLGCAAAPDPALEEAWEGWKSLYAKEYPGEAEATRREIWEQNLRHIQQHNQEESQGKHSYRLAMNHFGDLTNQEFNELMSGYIPAKREEPAPLFXASAALKAPAKVDWRAKGYVTPVKSQGDCGSCWAFSATGALEGLMFRRTGKLVALSEQNLIDCTQKLGNKGCRGGHMKSAFQYVRNNGGLNSERSYPYQGTDNSSCRYNPRDKAAICSGFGMVPQGNEVALKHAVAINSPVSVAVDASSRNFQFYSSGIFTCPFGQQNVNHAMLLVGYDTASVGKYKVSYWILKNSWSECWGAKGYMFLLKDTRNQCGVASDASYPLP; encoded by the exons atg CCGGGTGCCGTGGCCCTgaccctggggctgctgctggccctgctgggctgtgctgcggCGCCGGATCCTGCCCTGGAGGAGGCCTGGGAAGGGTGGAAGAGTCTCTATGCCAAGGAATATCCAGGG GAGGCCGAGGCCACCCGCAGGGAGATCTGGGAGCAGAACCTGCGCCACATCCAGCAGCACAACCAGGAGGAGTCGCAGGGGAAGCACAGCTACCGCCTGGCCATGAACCACTTTGGGGACCTG ACGAACCAGGAGTTTAATGAGCTCATGAGTGGCTACATCCCGGCAAAGAGGGAGGAGCCAGCACCACTATTCTGAGCCTCGGCAGCCCTGAAGGCCCCAGCAAAGGTGGACTGGAGGGCCAAGGGCTACGTGACACCCGTGAAATCCCAg GGCGACTGCGGGTCCTGCTGGGCGTTCAGTGCCACGGGGGCCCTGGAGGGGCTCATGTTCAGGCGGACGGGCAAGTTGGTGGCGCTGAGCGAGCAGAACCTCATCGACTGCACCCAGAAGCTGGGCAACAAGGGCTGCAGAGGCGGCCACATGAAGTCGGCCTTCCAGTACGTGCGGAACAACGGCGGCCTCAACTCGGAGCGTTCCTACCCCTACCAGGGCACT gacaacTCCAGCTGCCGATACAACCCCCGCGACAAGGCCGCCATCTGCTCCGGCTTCGGGATGGTGCCCCAGGGCAACGAGGTGGCCCTGAAGCATGCAGTGGCAATCAATAGCCCCGTGTCAGTGGCAGTGGACGCCAGTAGCCGGAATTTCCAATTCTACAGCTCAG GCATCTTCACTTGCCCATTTGGCCAGCAGAATGTGAACCACGCCATGCTGCTCGTGGGCTACGACACGGCCTCAGTGGGCAAGTACAAAGTGAGCTACTGGATCCTAAAGAACAG ctggtcgGAGTGCTGGGGCGCGAAGGGCTACATGTTCCTGCTGAAGGACACCAGAAACCAGTGCGGGGTGGCCAGCGATGCCAGCTACCCGCTGCCCTGA